The DNA region AATGGCTGCGTACGCCTTCGGATTGATGCCCTGGTGGGCGCGCGCGGCGGGACATATGCCGAGCGTCGTGAATTTCTTCACGCAGACGCCGGGGCTCCGCACCATCGCGAAGGCGATTGCGACGATGGCGCCGGAGCGCAGTATCCCGGTCTTTGCACCGCAGACGTTTGTCTCGTGGTTCCGGAAGCGCGCGGTCCGCAACGCCGACAGGCCGGCGGTGCTCCTCTGGCCCGACACCTGGAACAATCATTTCCATCCGACGACCGCGCAGGCCGCCGTCGAGGTGCTCGAAGCGGCCGGCTTTCGGGTCACGCTCCCTGCGGTTTCGCTCTGTTGCGGCCGCCCGCTGTACGACTACGGGATGCTGCCGCTGGCGCGGAAGTTCCTGCTCAAGACGCTCGACGCGCTGCGTCCGCAGATTCGCGATGGCATCCCCGTCGTGGGACTCGAGCCGAGTTGCGTCTCGGTCTTTCGCGACGAACTCGGCAACATGCTTCCGCATGACGAGGATGCGAAGCGCCTTGGTCGCCAGACACTCATGCTGAGCGAATTCCTCCAGGACGAGGCACCGGACTTCAACATCCCGGCGCTGCAGCGGAAGGCGATCGTTCAGGGACATTGCCACCATAAGGCGGTTCTCCGGTTCGACGCCGAAGAGGCGCTGCTCAAGAGAAGCGGACTCGATCACACCGTCCTCGACTCGGGTTGCTGCGGCATGGCTGGGGCATTCGGCTTCGAACGCGGCGCGCATCATGACGTCTCGATCGCCTGTGGCGAGCGCGTCCTGCTCCCGGCGGTCCGCGCCGCCGGGGCCGACACGCTGATTGTGGCGGACGGTTTCAGCTGTCGCGAGCAGATCTCGCAGACGACAGGACGCAGAGCGCTGCACATCGCCGAGCTGCTCAAGATGGCGCTCGACGGCGCCGCCACATCCGCGCAGGCGCACCGGCAATGAGGGGAACGACTCGATGAAGGCGATTGCAATCACGCCCGGCAAAGCCGGCGCACGGATGATCGAACGGCCGGAACCGTCGATCACGGCGGGGGACGAGATCAAGGTGCGCGTGCTGCAGGTCGGAATCTGCGGCACGGATCGCGAAGAAGTGTCCGGCGGCCGCGCAGCCGCTCCACCGGGTGCATCCGATCTCGTCATCGGGCATGAGATGCTCGGCCAGGTTGTCGCAGTTGGCGATGCCGTGAAGCGGGTCACCGCAGGCGATCATCTCGTCTTCACGGTGCGCCGCGGATGCAACCAGTGCGCGTCATGCGCCATGGGCCGGTCGGACATGTGTCAGAGTGGTCAGTATCGTGAGCGCGGGATCAAGGGGATCGATGGCTATCACGCGGAGTTTGTCGTCGACAAGGAAGTGTACGCCATCAAGGTGCCGGCGACGCTGGTCAACGTAGCCGTGCTCACCGAACCACTCTCGGTCGTGGAGAAGGCGATCGACGAGGCCGGACATCTGCAGCGGGCACGCTGTCCCGATGTCGCGATCGCGGCTGACTGGCTGTTCGGGCGGCGCTGTCTCGTCGCAGGGCTCGGCCCGGTCGGGCTGCTCGCCGCGATGGTCCTGTCGCTGCGCGGCGCCGAGGTGTATGGGCTCGATGTGCTCGATGCGAACAGCGCGCGGCCGCAGTGGCTCGAGAAGATCGGCGGCAAGTACATCGACGGTCGCGCGGTCCCGGCGGAGCGCGTCGCCGAGAAGGTCGCGCCGATGGACGTGGTGATCGAAGCGGCGGGGATCGCCAAGCTGGAGTTCAATCTGCTCGACGCACTGGCGTTGAACGGCGTCTGCGTCCTCACCGGCATTCCCGGCGGCGACCGGCCGCTGCAGATCCCCGGCGCCGAGATGGCGCGGCGTCTGGTGCTGGGGAATCAACTACTTGTGGGGAGCGTGAACGCGTCGGCCGGTCATTTCCGGATGGCAATCCAGGACCTCTCGCAAGCAGTGCTTCGGTGGCCGGGGCATGTCGAGAAGCTGCTGCAGCACTACCCGGTCGGAGATTTCGCCAAGCCGATGCAGCAGGCTCAGTCCGGCGCGATCAAGGAAGTCGTCGACTGGGCGACGGGCGCGTCAACGGAATCTCATTGATCCGTTGATCGGCGCTCGACGCGAAAGCGGACGACTGCGGGGATGTCGTCGGCATCGCGCACCACCGCCCAGAGATATTCGCCGCGCACCAGAATATTCGGGCCGGATGCGATCGCGACGGGTGCGTCGATCGTCGCGATCTCCTTCCCCTTTTGATTGAACACGTCGTAGCGAGTGTGACCACTGACTGCCGGGGTGAGCCGCACCCAGAGATTGTGGTCGTCATCGGACGCAAGACCGATGATGACCGGCTTGGTGCGGGGTACGTCACCGGCCGAAATGATCGATGCGTCGAGTTGGGCCTGGGTGAATGCCTTTCGCGCATTGGTGACGGCGCTGTCGCGTTCGGCCGCGCTCACAGCAACCGGCGCTGACGACCCACGAATGACCTGTTGCGTGTCGCCATGTTCGAGGCCAATGCGGTAGATGGCGTACGTCGCTCCCCAGGCACACCAGACAAAGCCCATGGGATCGTACAGCGCCGGCATTGACGGGATGAACGGCACCGGCATCATCATCCCTCCGTGGCTCGATCGCCCTGACCATTGCGGGTACCTGGTATTCGCCGGCGCGCAGTTCGGAGTCGGAAGAGTGTCGGCGTGCTGGGTCTTCATGTTGCGCCGCTCGAGTCGCGATTGCGCCGAGACACCGGGTCGCGCTGGCACGTAGACCGGACTCAGGAGGCGGCCGGTCGCGTCGAAGGTGGCATCCCAGATGTAACCGAAGCTGGTCATCGCGGAGGGGACATCGCGGATGTACTCGCCGTCGTCGCGCCGTACGGAGTAGCGATGGTTGGCAGGATCGTTGACCCAGATCGTCCCGTCCGGGGCCCGCAGGAAGCCGTTGGGCTGCTCGAATTCGCCGGGCCCTCCGCCGTTGCGGCCGATGGTCTTGAGGAACGCGCCCGAAGGCGAGAAGACCTTGATATTCTGCGCCTTGAAGTCGAGCACCAGGACGTTGCCGTTCTTCGAGACTTCGAATCCGCGGATGTCGGCGAGTTCCGCCGCCGGATTCGGATCGGTCGACGATCCGAAGGTCGCCTCGGGGATGAGGCGCCAGCGGGCAACTCCCTGCGCAGAGAGCGGCGCCGCAACCAGGGCGGCCGCGGCAAGGGCGGAGACGAAGCGGTTGGGGTGCATGAGTTGAGGATACGGCTCGATCGCGGGAATGCCAATGGTGGCGGGCTGAGCGGCTATCGGACGAGGATTTCCGTACCTTGAACTCGTTCCAATCCTGCGCTCTTCACACTGAATTCCAGCAGGTAGCGCCCCGAATGGATATGAGAAAGATCCAGTCCCTTATGGACCCCGGCGAGCCCAGTGGGGAGCGTCATCGGGAAGACGATCTGAATGGCCGCGTGGTCGGCCCGCTTGCCGTGGTCGACCCGGTAAGCTCGAAAGGTGGCCGTCGCGGAGCCGAGCTGTTGCTCCGTTCGCACCTGCACGAAGAGGTCGACCGCCTCCTTACGGTCGATCGACCCCAGAGGGGCGAGCACGACCGAGTCGTCACCGGATGTCCACGCAAGATGTTGCGAAGCCTGGCCGACCACGATATCGGAGAGTGCCAAAGGACCCTCGCGAATCGGCGGATCCGCGTGATCGAGAATTCCCCGTCGCGCTGCAGACTGCGTCACCGCCACCGCCCAGTCGCTCGCGTTCTCACGACGCGGAAGTACCACCACTTCCTCCAGGGCACCTTCCCGTTTTTCCGGGACGGGGCGACGACGAATAAACGTAGTGTCAGTCCACGCACCACTCGCTCCGTCCCGCTCCCGAAAGTGCAGCACAAGCTGCACGAACTGGTCGGAGAAACCTGAGGGCGCCAACCCGCTCACCGCGACCGCGTCCGTCAAGACCGAAATCGGAAGACCCTGCGAGTCCCACAACCGGAAACGGGACGCTGCGATCGGGATCTCGTGGATTTCGGGATCGAGAACTGGCGCGCATGGCGGGCGGGGCATCGGGCGAGCCGAGGACCCCGCCTGGTTCGGCGGAACGAACAATGGCCCCCAGTTGGCGTACGACTGGGTGCAGGACCGGAAGGCACCGCGTGCATACGTCACAACGAAGAAGTGATGGCCAAGGACAGCAGCGATCGGTTCGTGCGCGATTTGCGCCGCGTTCTGCAGTCTCCTGTCCACCCATCGCAGGCGCCGAACGCTATCCGACTGCGACATCCAGTCGGCTGTGAGGCCGGAGTCCATTGCCGCCAGAACAAATGGTGGACCCCGTCCGCGGCCAATGTCGACCGTCCGGCTCCGGAAATCGAGGTGCCAGGCAACCTCTCGTCGTGATTGTTTGTCGTGCGCGGCAGCGACGGCTCCCCGAAAATCCTCGCTACCGCCAATTGAATCGGCGAGATGGAACGCAATGTAGGCGAGCCGGAGGAGGTGCCACGTTGAATCGGCGCCATTTGCGAGTGCCCGACTGCTGCATTCCCGCGCGCCGAGAAAGTCCCCGGCTTGGAGCAACATGCTGCTGCAGGCTCGATATGCTCCGGAATCGGCGACGCCGGCTACGACCGACTGAAAGAGCTGGTTGCCGATCGGCCCCGGTTGCTGACCAGTGAGATACCGGGCCCCGTCTGGAAACACCGCGTTGGTGTCGGCCCGGACCGCAACGGGAGCGAGTTCCGCAAGAAGCTTGACCGCGGCGAGGTAACGCGGTTGGCTTCGGATGGCGGTCATCAGGAGCGTGATCGCACCGTCGATGCTCCGCGTGCCGAGAGGCATGAGGAACCCCTGCTGCGCGACGACATTGCGCGTCGCCTCCGTCGCCCGCACGCAAGCGAGATGGACGGCGGCAGAATCCCAAGACGCATCCCGCTGTGAGCGTTCGAGCCGGGATGACAGGGAGAGTTCCACCTCCTGCAGCTTCGACGCTGGCAACTGCTCGGCGGGGCAGAGCCGCGCAACGTCTGCCGCCAACGCCGCCAAGCTGTCGCGGATTGGCGCGAGAACCGGCGGCGTGGAGGGGTGTGCTGCGAGCAGATTGATCAGCGACAGAAACGTGAGCATTCGCAACAACTCAACCGTTCAAGACAATACACCTTCGCCAACGGGCACCGCGCGCTGCCGATGTGAGCCAGCAACAGATGATAGCACTTATTCGACCAATTTCGCTGGCGTTGTCGCACTCGACCAATTCATAGTACAGGAAATTGCATTCGGTGCCGCGGTGTCCGTTGCTCGACGTTCACTGAACTGGTTCCGAGGTAAAATGGCAGAACACCTCGGCGTTTGGACAATCATCGGATTCGCCGCAGAACGAGTCGTCAATGCCCGGAAAGTTGCGGCAGCTGGAGAAAGCACGTTGTGTGCAAATCCGCCACGAATCCTGCTGTCCATCGCATTCATCAGCACAGGCGAAGTACCAACCGTCCGGGCAGTTCGCAAGTTCAGCATGGGCGGCGCGCGAGCCAGCAAGCGCCATCGTTGTCACGGCACACGCTATTGCAATTATCCGCTGTTTCCTGGTCATGTACGTCCTCCTTGTTGTGAGGAATTGGGTGCAACCCTGTTATCGAGCCAGATGAAGCGCATCTTTGACCATTCGTTCAAGCGTCGCGCTGTCTGGAACCCCGGTTAGGCGGAGCTGATTGACCAAGATTGTCGGGGTTCCACGCCCGCCTAACGCTCTCGCGGCAATGGAATCCCGCGCAACCGCTGCGATAGGTGAGGCAGCTCGATTGCAAAGGTTGAACGCAGCGGTATCTGCCACACCTGCGTCTGTGGCATAGCTGGAAAACGGCTTGATACCGAGCGAGTCCTGCTTGGCATAGAGCAAATCGTGCATGGCCTCGAACCGACCTTGCGCGCTCGCACACTCAGCGGCGCGGGCACTTGGTATAGCGAAGCGGTGGTACGGAAGGGGCCAGTGACGAAATACCAGCGAAACGGACGTCGGAAACTCCGCTCGAATCGCTCGAATCACTGGTTCGAAGTGGCGGCACGCAGGGCACTCAAAATCGCCGAACTCGACAATCGTTACGGGTGCGCTAGAAGGACCAAATCGATGACCGACTGCGCTGAATGAAGCCCAATTGGACACCGCAACGGGAGCTCCAGATTGGGGAAGCTGACCAGATGCCTGCTGAGCGTGATCGCGAATTGTGTAACCAGATGCGATGATCGCAGAAAGTACACACAGGGCTACGACTACGTTTGAAACCACTTCTCGGACGCGCGCCATGGGCTCCTCCTACGGATCCGGCAAATAGGGCTCAATACTGACCGTTGAACTGTCATCCGTTACCGCGCAACGAATTGAAATGTCCGCTCGTTTGAAGATGGCCTTCACCCGATCCTTGGCCCGCTTTACGGCTCGCCGTTGCTCGCCGATTCCCAAGCTCAGGATGCCTAACACGGCAGCGAACATTGTTGTATTGCGTATACCACGTGCAATCATGGCCGCAATGGCACGATCCATCTCGCTGAGTTCTAGGTGCCGCGTATCGCGGTAAATCGAGCCGGGATTGATTGATGAATTGTCTCTCTCAACCTTCCCCGCCGCCCCACAAAGTTCGACAACTCTTCTTTCGGACGCCCGGTTCCTGGTAAGCGTGTCTTGCGCAAACACGGCTTCGCGGCGCGCCCGCCGCCTTTCAGCTCGCTCAAGATTCTTCAGGTTTCGCCACGCTGCAAGCTGCAAGTGTGCGAAGACTTCGCGCCCCGTCGTGGCGCGCGCGG from Gemmatimonadales bacterium includes:
- a CDS encoding glucose 1-dehydrogenase → MKAIAITPGKAGARMIERPEPSITAGDEIKVRVLQVGICGTDREEVSGGRAAAPPGASDLVIGHEMLGQVVAVGDAVKRVTAGDHLVFTVRRGCNQCASCAMGRSDMCQSGQYRERGIKGIDGYHAEFVVDKEVYAIKVPATLVNVAVLTEPLSVVEKAIDEAGHLQRARCPDVAIAADWLFGRRCLVAGLGPVGLLAAMVLSLRGAEVYGLDVLDANSARPQWLEKIGGKYIDGRAVPAERVAEKVAPMDVVIEAAGIAKLEFNLLDALALNGVCVLTGIPGGDRPLQIPGAEMARRLVLGNQLLVGSVNASAGHFRMAIQDLSQAVLRWPGHVEKLLQHYPVGDFAKPMQQAQSGAIKEVVDWATGASTESH
- a CDS encoding 6-bladed beta-propeller encodes the protein MHPNRFVSALAAAALVAAPLSAQGVARWRLIPEATFGSSTDPNPAAELADIRGFEVSKNGNVLVLDFKAQNIKVFSPSGAFLKTIGRNGGGPGEFEQPNGFLRAPDGTIWVNDPANHRYSVRRDDGEYIRDVPSAMTSFGYIWDATFDATGRLLSPVYVPARPGVSAQSRLERRNMKTQHADTLPTPNCAPANTRYPQWSGRSSHGGMMMPVPFIPSMPALYDPMGFVWCAWGATYAIYRIGLEHGDTQQVIRGSSAPVAVSAAERDSAVTNARKAFTQAQLDASIISAGDVPRTKPVIIGLASDDDHNLWVRLTPAVSGHTRYDVFNQKGKEIATIDAPVAIASGPNILVRGEYLWAVVRDADDIPAVVRFRVERRSTDQ